A region of Pleurocapsa minor HA4230-MV1 DNA encodes the following proteins:
- a CDS encoding transposase → MYATQKNQLRRLSRQEFKAMSALCRLSKNLFNVALYECRQYFFNERKRLTYESNYHLCKSNENYRLLNTDIAQQTIKVVDRSIRSFLGLLKAISIGRCDQRPKLPNYLPKEGYFPLIIPRIRLKDGYFAVPMSREFKEEYGEVKIQLPERLKNKKIKEVRIHPKYSARWFEVEYIFEDEKIEASVDSSKAIAIDLGVDNLCGCIDTDGHQFLIDGKRLKSINQWYNKRNAQLQSAKDKQGIKSLTNKQARLNQWRSNCVRDYLNKATRLIINHCLEYQIGKLIVGYNPGIKQEINIGKSNNQNFVQIPFWQLRSKLKALCFRYGIEYLEQEESYTSKASFYDQDTIPFYNADNPTKNKFSGRRVKRGLYKTKDKHLVSADINGSANILVKSKHRLDFQRVSSGFLANPLRITIS, encoded by the coding sequence ATGTACGCTACTCAAAAAAATCAACTCAGAAGACTTAGCCGACAGGAATTTAAAGCTATGTCTGCTTTGTGTCGTTTGAGTAAGAATCTTTTTAACGTGGCGTTGTATGAATGTAGACAATATTTCTTTAATGAAAGAAAACGTCTGACGTATGAATCTAATTACCACTTGTGCAAGTCGAATGAAAACTATCGGTTGCTTAATACCGACATTGCTCAACAGACTATAAAAGTGGTGGATAGAAGTATAAGGTCTTTCTTGGGACTGCTCAAAGCAATATCTATTGGACGCTGTGACCAAAGACCTAAACTGCCTAACTATTTGCCAAAAGAGGGATATTTCCCTTTGATTATTCCTCGTATTAGACTCAAGGATGGGTATTTTGCAGTACCCATGTCTCGTGAGTTTAAAGAGGAATATGGCGAGGTAAAGATCCAACTTCCAGAAAGGCTGAAAAATAAAAAAATTAAGGAGGTACGAATACATCCAAAATACTCGGCTCGTTGGTTTGAGGTTGAATATATTTTTGAAGACGAAAAAATAGAAGCATCTGTTGATTCCAGTAAAGCTATTGCTATTGACTTGGGAGTTGATAATCTGTGTGGTTGTATCGATACTGATGGGCATCAATTTTTGATTGATGGAAAACGACTTAAAAGTATTAATCAGTGGTACAACAAACGCAATGCACAACTCCAATCTGCTAAAGATAAGCAAGGTATTAAATCGTTGACCAACAAACAAGCAAGACTGAATCAATGGCGTAGTAACTGTGTCAGAGACTATTTGAACAAGGCTACTAGATTGATAATTAACCATTGCCTTGAATATCAAATAGGTAAACTGATAGTTGGTTACAATCCAGGCATTAAACAGGAAATCAATATTGGTAAGTCTAACAATCAAAACTTTGTTCAAATACCCTTTTGGCAACTGAGAAGCAAGCTTAAAGCGCTGTGTTTTAGATACGGAATTGAATATCTTGAACAAGAGGAGAGCTATACTTCTAAAGCTAGTTTTTACGACCAAGACACAATACCCTTTTATAATGCCGACAACCCCACAAAGAATAAATTCTCTGGAAGGAGGGTTAAGCGTGGATTGTATAAAACAAAGGATAAACATTTAGTCTCAGCAGATATTAATGGCAGTGCTAATATTTTAGTTAAAAGTAAGCACAGACTGGATTTCCAGCGAGTGTCTAGCGGGTTTTTGGCTAACCCTCTAAGAATAACTATCTCTTAG
- a CDS encoding site-specific integrase, whose protein sequence is MKVNKFGRAAILTPTQITLLFNEGFTKPRDRALFGVCLYAAARINEACTLLRGDVIGIKGVRDVLVIRSYNTKGKQSTREIQIHPQLKEYLNQHHLTNLWATRPHLFPGRHGKGSIHKGSADKILRDACYKLEIEGVSTHSFRRTALTRMSDSGVPLRHIQAISGHKTLAALERYLGVTEQQKETAISTLNF, encoded by the coding sequence ATGAAAGTGAACAAGTTTGGTCGGGCTGCCATCCTGACCCCGACTCAAATAACTCTACTATTTAACGAGGGATTCACCAAACCCCGCGATCGCGCCCTCTTTGGTGTGTGTTTATATGCAGCAGCAAGAATTAATGAAGCTTGTACTTTATTACGTGGCGATGTAATAGGTATCAAGGGGGTAAGAGATGTTCTAGTAATCCGCAGCTACAACACCAAAGGCAAACAATCTACTAGAGAAATTCAAATACATCCTCAACTAAAAGAATATTTAAATCAACATCATCTCACTAATTTATGGGCCACTCGTCCTCATCTATTTCCAGGCAGACATGGTAAAGGAAGCATTCATAAGGGTAGTGCAGATAAAATACTACGTGATGCTTGCTATAAATTAGAAATAGAAGGTGTCTCGACCCACTCCTTTAGACGCACTGCATTAACCCGTATGAGTGATTCTGGTGTGCCTCTACGACATATACAGGCAATATCAGGTCATAAAACTTTAGCAGCATTAGAAAGGTATCTAGGTGTGACGGAGCAGCAGAAAGAAACTGCTATTTCTACTTTGAATTTTTAG
- a CDS encoding type II toxin-antitoxin system HicB family antitoxin, which produces MSVKYELIIYWSESDQAFIVEVPELPGCMADGQTYVEAVTNAEVVIQEWIETAQELGRDIPTPKGLVNS; this is translated from the coding sequence ATGTCAGTTAAATACGAATTGATCATTTATTGGAGCGAGTCAGACCAAGCTTTTATCGTGGAAGTGCCAGAATTACCTGGATGTATGGCAGATGGTCAAACCTATGTCGAAGCGGTAACTAATGCCGAGGTGGTGATACAAGAATGGATTGAAACCGCTCAAGAATTAGGGCGCGATATTCCTACTCCAAAAGGGCTAGTTAACAGTTAG
- a CDS encoding ParA family protein, with translation MIVTVASFKGGVGKSTTSIHLASYFSQEGKNNVLLLDGDANRSVSNWAERGKLPFLVADERHAAKYSRDADHIIIDTAARPNEEDLKTLAEGCDLLILPCVPDVLSLEAMMLTVEALKKLNSDSYKVLLSIVPPKPNRDGDEARKSLLKADLPLFDSSIRRFQAYKKAALLGVSVDKVNDSKSKIAWKDYQDVGREIEELF, from the coding sequence ATGATCGTAACTGTAGCCTCATTTAAAGGTGGGGTAGGAAAAAGTACTACCTCCATTCACCTAGCCTCCTATTTCTCCCAGGAAGGAAAGAATAATGTACTGTTACTCGATGGAGATGCTAACCGTAGTGTTTCTAATTGGGCTGAAAGAGGCAAGCTACCATTTCTTGTAGCTGATGAACGACACGCGGCTAAATATTCTAGAGATGCAGACCACATCATCATCGATACTGCTGCCCGTCCCAATGAGGAAGATTTAAAAACTCTAGCTGAAGGTTGCGACTTATTAATTCTCCCTTGTGTACCTGATGTACTTAGTCTAGAGGCAATGATGCTGACAGTAGAGGCGCTAAAAAAGCTAAACAGTGATAGCTATAAAGTTCTATTGAGCATAGTGCCACCTAAACCAAACCGAGATGGAGATGAAGCCCGTAAGTCATTACTAAAAGCTGACTTACCTTTGTTTGATAGTTCAATTAGAAGGTTTCAAGCGTATAAGAAAGCAGCACTATTAGGCGTTTCAGTTGATAAAGTCAACGATAGCAAATCTAAGATTGCTTGGAAAGATTATCAGGATGTAGGTAGAGAAATAGAGGAATTATTCTAA
- a CDS encoding ABC transporter substrate-binding protein, whose translation MTSFLARSLINFLLVIFVLSASVVVGCNPATSIKTTTDTNSPTATGEAALTLGYSAWPGWFPWQVTQESGIFKANNASVELKWFDGYLESISALTTGQIDANSQTLNDTISSASGGADLAIVLVNDNSTGNDKIIVSEGINSVADLKGKKIAAEEGTVDHYLLLLGLEKEGLSAADIEFVPLETGQAATAFVGGQVDAVAVFAPFTTQALKRPGSKELFSSKDFPGAISDHLVFSRQFVEENPEQVQATVNSWFATLDRLKQNPEQANKIMAKKANVTLAEYEDYADGTTIFSVEDNIKAFEPGQDVTSLQFSAQKISDFLVKSGLAQQAPDLSNLFDDRFVKAYAAKQKKNL comes from the coding sequence TTGACATCATTTTTAGCTCGATCTTTAATAAATTTTCTTTTAGTAATTTTTGTCCTTAGCGCAAGTGTTGTTGTTGGGTGTAATCCAGCTACCTCGATTAAAACAACTACTGATACCAATTCCCCCACTGCTACAGGTGAGGCTGCCCTTACTTTAGGCTATAGTGCTTGGCCTGGTTGGTTTCCTTGGCAAGTCACCCAAGAATCAGGGATTTTTAAAGCCAACAATGCCTCAGTGGAGCTTAAATGGTTTGATGGTTATTTAGAATCCATCAGTGCTTTAACCACAGGACAAATTGATGCCAATAGTCAAACCTTAAACGACACGATTAGCAGTGCTTCTGGCGGTGCAGATTTAGCTATAGTTTTAGTCAACGATAACTCTACTGGTAACGACAAAATTATTGTCAGTGAAGGAATCAATAGTGTTGCCGATCTCAAAGGGAAAAAGATTGCTGCTGAAGAAGGGACAGTCGATCATTATTTATTATTACTCGGGCTAGAAAAAGAAGGTTTATCCGCAGCAGATATTGAGTTTGTACCTTTAGAAACAGGTCAAGCAGCTACAGCTTTTGTTGGTGGTCAAGTTGATGCCGTTGCCGTATTTGCTCCTTTTACCACTCAAGCTCTAAAACGACCTGGCAGCAAAGAATTATTTAGTTCCAAAGACTTTCCTGGAGCAATCTCCGATCATTTAGTCTTTTCGCGCCAGTTTGTCGAAGAAAATCCCGAACAGGTACAGGCTACAGTCAATTCTTGGTTTGCCACCCTCGATCGCCTTAAGCAAAATCCAGAACAAGCCAATAAAATCATGGCGAAAAAAGCAAATGTAACCCTCGCCGAATACGAAGATTATGCCGATGGTACGACCATCTTTTCAGTAGAAGACAACATCAAGGCATTTGAACCTGGTCAAGATGTCACGTCATTGCAGTTTTCAGCGCAGAAAATCAGCGATTTTTTAGTTAAATCAGGTTTAGCGCAACAGGCTCCCGATCTGAGCAATTTATTTGACGATCGCTTTGTCAAAGCCTATGCAGCGAAACAAAAGAAAAACCTATAA
- a CDS encoding type I restriction-modification system subunit M, translating into MITGEIKSKVDKLWTTFWNNGISNPLSVIEQISYLLFIKRLDDLELAKERRAQRLGQPVENPIFSEEQQRSRWSHFKNLTDAEEMLKIVRDEAFPFIKNLGGTVVETAYARHMKDAVFLIANPALLTNVVTQIEQIPMEDRDTKGDLYEYMLSKLTTAGTNGQFRTPRHIIKMIVDLMNPGAREIICDPACGTGGFLVAAAEYLRDLKDSDGNLVLNAPGNREHFNSDMFHGFDFDGTMLRIGSMNLMLHGIEDPKIEARDSLADAYSEIKEAFTMILANPPFKGSVEKSTIAKDLTKVISTTKTELLFLPLFLRLLKIGGRSAVIVPDGVLFGSSNAHKSIRKTLIENHKLDGVISMPSGVFKPYAGVSTAVIIFTKVGVEKDGTDYVWFYDMKADGLSLDDKRQPIEENDIPDLLDKWHNRDPKQKTNRKSKAFFVPKKEIKDNGYDLSINRYKEIEYEEVKYEPPKVILGKLRSLEAEISSDLDALEKMLG; encoded by the coding sequence ATGATCACAGGTGAGATTAAATCCAAGGTAGATAAACTTTGGACGACTTTTTGGAATAACGGTATCAGCAACCCCCTGTCTGTGATCGAACAAATATCCTATTTGCTGTTCATTAAAAGGCTCGACGATCTGGAGTTAGCCAAGGAACGGAGAGCCCAGCGACTAGGGCAGCCAGTTGAGAATCCTATTTTCTCAGAAGAGCAACAGCGATCGCGCTGGTCGCATTTTAAGAACCTCACCGATGCCGAGGAAATGCTTAAGATCGTCCGCGATGAGGCTTTCCCCTTTATTAAAAACCTTGGTGGTACAGTAGTAGAAACCGCCTATGCCCGACACATGAAAGATGCGGTGTTTTTGATTGCCAACCCTGCCCTGTTAACCAATGTGGTTACGCAAATCGAGCAGATTCCGATGGAAGATCGCGATACCAAGGGCGACCTTTACGAATATATGCTTTCCAAGCTCACTACCGCAGGAACAAACGGACAGTTTAGAACCCCCCGCCACATTATTAAGATGATCGTGGACTTGATGAACCCAGGAGCAAGAGAAATTATTTGTGACCCTGCCTGTGGTACGGGTGGTTTTTTAGTGGCTGCTGCTGAGTATTTACGAGACTTGAAAGACTCCGACGGCAATTTAGTTTTAAATGCCCCAGGCAACCGCGAGCATTTCAATAGTGATATGTTTCATGGGTTTGATTTCGACGGAACGATGCTACGAATTGGCAGTATGAACCTGATGCTGCACGGGATTGAAGATCCTAAGATTGAGGCAAGAGATTCCCTGGCAGATGCTTATTCAGAAATAAAAGAAGCCTTCACCATGATTCTGGCAAACCCGCCGTTTAAGGGTTCGGTAGAAAAATCGACGATCGCCAAGGACTTAACCAAAGTTATCTCTACTACTAAAACCGAACTACTATTTTTACCGCTATTCCTGCGACTACTAAAAATTGGGGGACGTTCGGCTGTCATTGTTCCCGATGGGGTTTTGTTTGGTTCTTCCAATGCACATAAATCGATCCGTAAAACTCTGATCGAGAATCATAAACTAGATGGGGTGATTTCTATGCCGTCGGGGGTATTTAAACCCTATGCAGGAGTTTCCACGGCAGTTATTATCTTTACCAAGGTTGGAGTAGAAAAAGACGGTACAGATTATGTGTGGTTCTATGATATGAAAGCCGATGGGTTATCCCTGGATGATAAACGACAGCCGATTGAAGAAAATGATATTCCCGATTTACTGGATAAATGGCACAACCGCGATCCGAAGCAGAAGACAAATCGTAAATCCAAGGCGTTTTTTGTTCCTAAGAAAGAGATTAAGGATAACGGCTACGATCTTTCAATTAACCGCTACAAAGAGATTGAGTATGAAGAAGTGAAATACGAACCGCCCAAGGTAATTTTAGGTAAACTGCGATCGCTCGAAGCAGAAATAAGTTCTGACCTCGATGCACTAGAGAAGATGTTGGGGTAA